One genomic segment of Prochlorococcus marinus str. MIT 0919 includes these proteins:
- a CDS encoding DUF4912 domain-containing protein, translating into MAQDIDSLSRLTLRQLRLKASDLGVPLYSRKTKAVLANEIVLYQEKKKSEEKLLDEDAAPKKRKFLGSSLFQSKTSTRVVFLPRDPEWAYIFWEISENDRKRAQAQGASRLSLRLADVTGYQNGEVNSGTLREVTVDSHSTEWYLPIPVGDRDYRVELGYRFGAKWISLASSSIARVPSLHPSDQILDQFVPFSLESPSSDFVESTQLLEKSDSGLHERLYQKATNHFRKTRVGSEEFQEGRLANKDFNDSGAGLWASGLNESGIGGIAPRERAFWLVADAELIVYGSTDPSAKLTIGGEEVPLASDGTFRLQVPFRDGSQNYLIEAEDSSGQQKRNVNMKFERVTPEDNTNPVDKAKSEWF; encoded by the coding sequence GTGGCCCAAGATATTGATTCCCTGTCACGTCTAACACTGCGTCAACTTAGACTGAAAGCTAGTGATTTAGGCGTGCCTTTATATAGCCGTAAAACAAAAGCTGTTCTTGCAAATGAGATTGTTTTGTATCAAGAGAAAAAAAAGTCTGAAGAGAAATTACTAGATGAAGATGCAGCTCCTAAAAAGAGAAAATTTTTAGGCTCTTCACTTTTTCAATCAAAAACTTCTACAAGGGTTGTTTTTCTTCCAAGGGATCCAGAATGGGCATATATTTTTTGGGAGATTTCAGAAAATGATCGCAAACGTGCTCAAGCGCAAGGGGCTAGTAGATTATCTCTTCGTTTGGCTGATGTAACCGGTTATCAAAATGGTGAGGTAAATTCTGGGACTCTCAGAGAAGTCACAGTAGATAGTCATAGTACTGAGTGGTATTTGCCAATCCCTGTAGGAGATAGAGATTATCGAGTCGAGCTCGGTTATAGATTTGGTGCAAAATGGATTTCTTTAGCTTCGTCTTCTATTGCTCGGGTACCTTCTTTGCATCCTAGTGATCAAATCCTTGATCAGTTTGTGCCTTTTAGTTTGGAATCTCCTTCAAGTGATTTTGTGGAGAGCACTCAATTGCTTGAGAAATCGGATAGTGGATTGCATGAGAGGCTATATCAGAAAGCTACTAATCATTTTAGGAAAACTCGTGTTGGATCAGAAGAATTTCAGGAAGGTCGTTTGGCTAACAAAGATTTTAATGATTCGGGAGCTGGACTTTGGGCTAGTGGTTTAAATGAGTCTGGTATTGGCGGTATTGCACCCAGAGAGAGAGCTTTTTGGTTAGTTGCTGATGCAGAATTAATTGTTTATGGCTCAACAGACCCTTCTGCAAAATTGACAATAGGTGGAGAAGAAGTTCCTTTGGCTTCTGATGGAACTTTTCGATTGCAGGTTCCTTTTAGAGATGGTTCGCAGAATTATCTAATAGAAGCTGAAGATTCCTCTGGTCAACAAAAAAGAAACGTTAATATGAAATTTGAACGCGTTACTCCAGAGGACAATACAAATCCAGTTGATAAAGCTAAATCCGAATGGTTTTAA
- a CDS encoding alpha-D-glucose phosphate-specific phosphoglucomutase: MPFQNNSNKYIPYRVDLDTPFLDQKPGTSGLRKSTKEFQQTNYLESFIEAIFRNLDGVKDGVLVLGGDGRFGNRKAIDVILRMAAAHGVGRVITTVDGILSTPAASHLIRTNNAIGGIILSASHNSGGEQGDFGVKINGSNGGPAPEYLTNNIYECTKIIDSYKIISHEEILLSSPGKYAINSMVIEVIDGVDGYINLLSSIFDFEKIRSLLRGDFTIAFDALNAVTGPYAKRLLEEILGAPSGTVRNGIPLEDFGGCHPDPNLTYAKELADLLLLGTDYSFGAACDGDGDRNMILGRGCFVNPSDSLAVLAANANCVPAYSDGLLGVARSMPTSGAVDIVAKDLGIECYETPTGWKFFGNLLDSSQITLCGEESFGTGSNHVREKDGLWAVLFWLQILAHNKCSVEELMHQHWAKYGRHYYSRHDYESIPLDKANELYSRLELILTSLPGKNFAGRLVSHADNFSYKDPVDHSITSNQGLRILLNDGSRVIVRLSGTGTKGATLRIYLEKYASPDSNLHLDPQEALSDLIKEIDSLAEITKRTGMKSPTVIT, translated from the coding sequence ATGCCTTTCCAAAACAATTCCAACAAATATATTCCGTATAGGGTAGATTTAGATACCCCTTTTCTAGATCAAAAACCAGGTACATCTGGTCTCCGTAAAAGCACAAAAGAATTTCAACAAACAAATTATTTAGAAAGTTTTATTGAAGCAATATTTAGGAATTTGGATGGAGTTAAAGATGGTGTTTTAGTTTTAGGAGGTGATGGTCGATTTGGTAATAGGAAAGCAATTGATGTAATCCTTAGAATGGCAGCTGCGCATGGTGTGGGGAGGGTTATAACAACGGTAGATGGAATTCTATCAACTCCTGCTGCTTCTCATTTAATTAGAACTAACAATGCAATTGGCGGCATTATTCTTTCAGCAAGTCATAACTCAGGAGGCGAGCAAGGGGATTTCGGTGTAAAAATTAATGGCTCTAATGGAGGTCCAGCTCCAGAATATTTAACTAATAATATTTATGAATGTACCAAAATAATTGATTCATATAAGATAATTTCCCATGAAGAAATTTTATTATCTTCACCAGGTAAATATGCAATTAACTCTATGGTAATAGAAGTTATTGATGGGGTAGATGGTTATATCAATTTGCTATCAAGTATTTTTGATTTTGAAAAAATTCGCTCTCTTTTGCGTGGTGATTTTACAATTGCTTTTGATGCACTTAATGCAGTTACTGGTCCTTATGCAAAGCGACTATTAGAAGAGATTTTAGGTGCTCCTTCAGGCACTGTTAGGAATGGTATACCTTTGGAAGATTTCGGGGGTTGTCATCCTGATCCAAATCTCACATATGCCAAAGAATTGGCAGATTTACTTCTTTTAGGTACAGATTATTCATTTGGTGCTGCATGTGATGGAGATGGAGATAGAAATATGATTTTAGGCAGAGGTTGTTTTGTTAACCCTAGCGATAGCCTTGCAGTGTTAGCAGCTAATGCAAATTGCGTACCAGCTTATTCTGATGGTTTGTTAGGCGTAGCTCGCTCTATGCCAACCAGTGGAGCTGTGGATATTGTTGCTAAAGACTTGGGCATCGAATGTTATGAAACACCTACTGGGTGGAAGTTTTTTGGTAATTTACTCGACTCTTCTCAAATAACTTTGTGTGGGGAAGAAAGTTTTGGAACAGGCAGTAATCATGTAAGGGAAAAAGATGGATTATGGGCCGTACTTTTTTGGCTACAAATATTAGCTCATAACAAATGTTCGGTAGAAGAGTTAATGCATCAACATTGGGCTAAATATGGAAGACACTATTATTCTCGTCATGATTATGAATCCATACCTTTAGATAAAGCTAACGAGTTATATTCAAGACTTGAGTTAATTCTTACTTCTTTACCTGGGAAAAACTTTGCTGGGCGACTTGTTTCTCATGCAGATAATTTTTCTTATAAAGATCCCGTTGATCATTCAATTACATCTAATCAGGGCTTAAGAATTTTATTGAATGATGGTAGTAGAGTGATTGTTAGATTATCTGGTACTGGGACTAAAGGAGCTACTTTAAGAATTTACTTGGAAAAATATGCTTCGCCTGATTCAAATTTGCACTTAGACCCTCAAGAGGCTTTATCTGATTTAATTAAAGAAATAGACTCCCTGGCAGAAATTACTAAACGGACAGGTATGAAATCACCTACAGTGATTACTTAA
- a CDS encoding 4'-phosphopantetheinyl transferase family protein: MQTTEVLNSRVLPLWLFKRNGPLKQITPEEERIATGLSKRRAREYRHSRGNVRSALSELLGIEPLDIPMKATPGKAPHLEQGLGYISFSHCSDALLLGWCQEKLGVDLERTDRTFKFNALANRFFSKKSQSINIYKDNTRLNILEEWIVKEAAIKWQEGKLIEGLKYWNWNKSTNMVNNDLTKTQLKIHKFDYKLWSISIAISKSKIKYYPIICTI, from the coding sequence TTGCAAACAACTGAAGTTCTAAATTCAAGAGTACTTCCTCTTTGGCTATTTAAGAGGAACGGTCCATTAAAACAAATTACTCCTGAAGAAGAGAGGATAGCTACTGGATTATCTAAAAGGAGAGCTAGAGAATACCGACACTCCAGAGGAAACGTAAGGTCTGCTCTCTCCGAACTATTAGGAATTGAACCCTTAGACATTCCAATGAAGGCCACTCCAGGCAAAGCACCACATCTGGAACAGGGTTTAGGTTATATAAGCTTTAGTCACTGCTCTGATGCTTTGCTATTAGGGTGGTGCCAAGAAAAATTAGGTGTTGACTTAGAAAGAACTGATAGAACTTTTAAATTTAATGCGTTAGCAAATCGTTTCTTTAGCAAAAAAAGTCAATCAATAAATATATATAAAGACAATACGAGATTAAATATTCTTGAAGAATGGATTGTTAAAGAGGCTGCAATCAAATGGCAAGAAGGAAAACTAATAGAAGGTTTAAAATATTGGAACTGGAATAAAAGCACAAATATGGTAAATAATGATCTCACAAAGACACAATTAAAAATTCATAAATTTGATTACAAATTATGGAGTATTAGTATAGCGATAAGCAAATCAAAAATAAAATATTATCCAATCATTTGTACTATTTAA
- the bcp gene encoding thioredoxin-dependent thiol peroxidase encodes MALQVGDKAPEFTLLDQDGTSISLSSFRGQRVVIYFYPKDDTPGCTKEACNFRDRWGKFQSNDIKVFGISKDSDKSHLKFIDKYQLPFTLLTDNEPCLVASSYESYGLKKFMGREYMGMMRKTFVIDPNGNIELIYNKVKADSMANEILSDLKIEA; translated from the coding sequence ATGGCTCTTCAAGTTGGTGATAAAGCACCAGAATTTACTCTCCTAGATCAAGATGGCACATCAATCAGCCTTTCTTCATTTAGAGGTCAAAGAGTTGTCATTTATTTCTATCCAAAAGATGACACGCCAGGATGTACTAAAGAAGCTTGTAATTTTCGTGATAGGTGGGGTAAGTTTCAATCTAATGACATAAAAGTGTTTGGTATAAGTAAAGACTCGGATAAATCGCATCTGAAATTTATTGATAAGTATCAATTGCCATTTACTCTGCTTACAGATAATGAACCTTGTTTAGTTGCCTCTTCTTATGAGAGTTATGGATTAAAAAAATTTATGGGTAGGGAATATATGGGGATGATGCGCAAAACTTTTGTGATTGATCCAAATGGAAATATTGAGCTAATCTATAACAAGGTTAAGGCAGATAGTATGGCAAATGAAATTCTTTCGGACCTTAAAATTGAAGCCTAG
- a CDS encoding type III pantothenate kinase, with amino-acid sequence MSRTQCCLLIGNSRWHWACKSNQEWHFSHTSPNPHKLNSDELLLVQWAAVGEVPHTTILEKSKKLRTKDIPLLNLPEWLGVDRALGCWAALQEAKAQGLNQNGILIADAGTVFSLTKLTSAGEFEGGQLIPGLKLQQKAMALGAENLKEPLDLNIPSKMFPSDTKEAMLKGSFQSLIGALLEARKESSTPIWICGGDSLTLYRYLIQFDYEIIYSPNLVLEGMVGLLH; translated from the coding sequence ATGAGTCGAACACAATGCTGTCTACTAATTGGCAATTCGCGATGGCATTGGGCATGTAAGTCAAATCAAGAATGGCATTTTTCCCACACATCACCTAATCCCCACAAACTGAATTCTGATGAATTACTACTAGTCCAATGGGCAGCAGTAGGTGAAGTTCCACATACAACTATCCTCGAAAAATCTAAAAAGTTGCGAACAAAAGATATTCCACTTTTAAATTTGCCTGAATGGTTAGGTGTTGATCGAGCCTTAGGCTGTTGGGCTGCATTGCAAGAAGCTAAAGCTCAGGGGTTAAATCAAAATGGGATTCTAATAGCAGATGCAGGTACAGTCTTTTCTCTGACAAAACTTACATCTGCAGGTGAATTTGAGGGTGGTCAGCTTATCCCAGGATTAAAGCTTCAACAAAAGGCTATGGCTCTAGGTGCAGAAAACCTGAAAGAGCCTTTAGACTTAAATATCCCAAGTAAAATGTTCCCCTCAGATACAAAGGAAGCAATGTTGAAAGGTAGCTTTCAATCTTTAATAGGAGCGTTACTTGAAGCGAGAAAGGAATCATCGACTCCCATATGGATTTGTGGGGGAGATTCGTTAACGCTTTATAGGTATCTTATACAATTTGATTATGAAATAATCTACTCTCCGAACTTAGTTTTAGAAGGGATGGTAGGCTTGCTTCACTAA
- a CDS encoding phosphoadenylyl-sulfate reductase, which yields MTNSKVKNNSFLKIPLSEAQEHLKSISPRHRLEWAYEQFGDKLAITTSFGIQSAVLLHMLYKLDKKDIKIIWVDTGYLPPETYQYAELLSNKLNLDISVAQSNISPARMEAIYGQLWKNNSKEDLEKYHLIRKINPLEETLTDLNIHCWASGVRKNQTDTRRSMNVLDKIRGRLSLRPILEWTTKDIFYYMKENELPQHPLFAKGYSTVGDSHSSGPDGNEGIGRETRFGGLKQECGIHLENQEKESQK from the coding sequence ATGACTAATAGCAAAGTGAAAAACAATTCCTTTTTGAAAATTCCTTTATCAGAGGCCCAAGAGCATCTTAAAAGCATTTCTCCGCGTCATCGGCTGGAATGGGCCTATGAGCAATTTGGAGACAAATTAGCAATCACAACCAGTTTTGGGATCCAATCAGCTGTGTTATTGCATATGCTCTATAAACTCGACAAGAAAGATATAAAAATCATTTGGGTCGACACCGGTTATTTACCTCCAGAAACGTACCAATATGCAGAATTACTTTCCAACAAACTGAATTTAGATATATCAGTTGCTCAAAGTAATATTTCACCCGCAAGAATGGAGGCAATCTATGGGCAATTATGGAAAAATAATTCTAAAGAAGATCTAGAAAAATATCATTTAATTCGTAAAATTAATCCTTTAGAAGAAACTCTTACTGATCTCAACATACATTGCTGGGCGAGTGGAGTACGCAAAAATCAAACTGATACTCGTCGATCCATGAATGTATTAGACAAGATCAGAGGAAGGCTTTCATTGCGACCAATTCTAGAATGGACTACAAAAGATATTTTTTACTATATGAAAGAAAATGAGCTCCCACAACACCCACTATTTGCGAAAGGGTATTCAACAGTAGGAGATTCGCATTCAAGTGGCCCAGATGGAAATGAAGGGATAGGGCGTGAGACAAGATTCGGTGGGTTAAAACAAGAATGTGGAATTCATCTTGAAAACCAAGAGAAGGAGAGTCAAAAATGA
- a CDS encoding NAD(P)/FAD-dependent oxidoreductase, protein MAEDFQNSGPVVVIGGGFAGLTTVLSLSRSRPSTPIVLIEPRNRFVFVPLLYELLSEELQLWEIAPFYRILLAGKGIVLVEDFVERIDINTRQVFTSSCEVIDYGQLVIATGSTPDFYGISGVKQNALSFNQVKDVQKLKDVIFKLNNLSQDNKSLVIVGAGATGVELACKIADLVQEGITVNLIEVGARVLPKGQSFNQEQVERVLNKKGIKLFLNTSVEAVTSNSVHIKNISEEGSDISLIPHAGLIWTAGVKPLVPLGIPSECFCDSKVLIDSYLKVNSLDNVFAVGDISCDLENPCIPSAQLAMQHGELASQNLVAFLEGRPLKPFVFNDRGEMLSLGIGDATITGLGLTMSGSLAFKLRRMAYLSKMPNLSLSIRSAGAWLLPFNGKKSF, encoded by the coding sequence ATGGCTGAAGATTTTCAAAATTCTGGACCTGTTGTTGTAATAGGAGGTGGATTTGCAGGCTTAACAACAGTTCTTTCTTTGTCTAGGTCTAGGCCTTCAACTCCAATTGTCTTGATAGAACCTCGCAATAGGTTTGTTTTTGTACCACTCCTTTATGAACTTTTAAGTGAAGAATTACAATTGTGGGAAATAGCGCCTTTCTATCGAATTTTGTTAGCAGGCAAAGGAATAGTTTTGGTAGAAGATTTTGTAGAGAGAATTGATATAAATACAAGACAAGTCTTCACATCTTCTTGTGAGGTTATTGATTATGGGCAATTGGTAATTGCTACTGGCTCAACACCAGATTTCTATGGAATATCTGGTGTTAAACAGAATGCCTTGAGCTTTAATCAAGTTAAGGATGTTCAGAAATTGAAAGATGTAATTTTTAAACTAAATAATTTATCTCAAGATAATAAATCTTTAGTAATTGTTGGTGCTGGAGCAACAGGGGTCGAACTTGCCTGTAAAATTGCAGATCTTGTACAAGAAGGTATAACTGTCAATTTGATTGAGGTAGGTGCAAGAGTTTTGCCTAAAGGTCAATCTTTTAATCAAGAGCAAGTTGAAAGAGTCTTAAATAAAAAAGGTATTAAATTATTTCTAAACACTAGTGTTGAAGCAGTAACTTCCAACTCTGTTCACATTAAAAATATTTCGGAAGAGGGTTCTGACATTTCCTTGATTCCTCATGCAGGTTTGATTTGGACTGCGGGTGTGAAGCCATTAGTTCCATTGGGAATACCTTCTGAGTGTTTTTGTGATAGCAAGGTATTAATAGATTCTTATTTGAAAGTAAATTCATTGGACAATGTTTTTGCAGTTGGCGATATCTCTTGCGATTTGGAAAATCCTTGTATTCCTTCTGCTCAATTGGCAATGCAGCATGGTGAATTGGCCTCCCAAAATTTAGTTGCTTTTCTTGAAGGAAGGCCTCTAAAGCCTTTTGTATTTAATGACCGAGGAGAAATGCTGAGTTTAGGGATTGGAGATGCCACTATTACTGGTCTAGGGTTAACAATGTCAGGTTCACTAGCTTTCAAATTGAGGAGAATGGCCTATTTATCTAAAATGCCAAATCTATCATTATCTATTCGGTCTGCTGGTGCGTGGCTATTGCCTTTTAATGGCAAGAAATCATTTTAA
- a CDS encoding SLC13 family permease codes for MYELRAVLENPQALITLGVLLLAIVLFISGYLAPELTGLLSVALLMATGVLSPQKALSGFGSPALITLMGLFAVSAALFKSGALDRLRELIASDSIRTPRRLIAFLGFVVAPISGVVPNTPVVASLLPVIEAWCLKRKLSPSRVLLPLSFATVLGGTLTLLGSSVNLLVSDISQQLGYGSLELFSFTAIGVPIWLLGTAYLLMAPQGLLPDRGRDNTEFVGSPGQTGYFTEVTIPSDSELVGKSLHNSRLQRRFDVDVLELQRGKERLLPPLADRMIEPGDRLLLRVTRTDLLRLQQEHTVQLAQQSLSNHSEQRSNLLEEEGQKTVEVLLPAGSTLAGASLRELRFRQRHNATVLALRRGQQTVQERLGQAILREGDVLLLQAPIDSIRGLQANNDLLVLDQFENDLPTVSRKPIAIGIAISMVLLPTFTSLPLVASVLISVIAMVVGGCLRPAEVQRSIRLDVILLLGSLSSFSVAMQATGLADAFAGSLDDFLVGLPTYMALLVVFFLTTIFTQFISNAASVALLAPVAVQLAPGMNLPPIALLMTVLFGASQSFLTPMGYQTNLMVFGPGRYRFLDVTRYGAGLTALMTVFVPLLIIWQYGGN; via the coding sequence ATGTATGAGCTAAGAGCAGTTTTAGAAAACCCTCAGGCGCTAATTACCCTGGGAGTTTTACTGTTAGCAATAGTGCTTTTTATTAGTGGTTATTTAGCCCCTGAATTAACAGGTTTATTGAGCGTTGCGTTGTTAATGGCTACAGGAGTTTTATCGCCGCAAAAGGCTTTATCCGGTTTTGGCAGCCCAGCCTTAATAACTTTAATGGGACTTTTTGCTGTATCAGCTGCCTTATTTAAAAGTGGTGCTCTAGATAGATTGCGAGAGTTAATTGCATCAGACAGCATTAGGACTCCACGAAGATTAATAGCATTTTTAGGTTTTGTTGTCGCTCCTATATCTGGTGTTGTTCCTAATACTCCAGTAGTTGCTTCACTACTACCTGTTATCGAAGCTTGGTGCTTAAAACGGAAACTATCTCCCTCTAGGGTTTTATTGCCTCTTTCATTTGCAACCGTTTTAGGAGGAACCCTTACTTTGCTTGGTAGTTCGGTCAATCTTTTAGTCAGTGATATTAGTCAGCAACTTGGTTATGGTTCTTTAGAGCTCTTTAGTTTCACTGCTATAGGAGTTCCTATTTGGCTTTTAGGGACGGCTTATTTATTGATGGCCCCTCAAGGCTTGTTGCCTGATCGAGGTAGAGATAATACTGAATTTGTCGGCAGTCCAGGTCAAACAGGTTATTTCACTGAGGTCACCATTCCCAGTGACTCTGAATTAGTTGGCAAGTCTTTGCATAACAGTCGATTACAACGTCGCTTTGATGTCGATGTCTTAGAGCTTCAGAGAGGCAAGGAAAGATTGTTACCTCCTCTTGCAGATCGAATGATTGAACCTGGAGATAGATTATTACTTCGTGTGACCCGAACAGATTTGTTACGTCTTCAGCAGGAACATACTGTTCAGTTAGCTCAACAATCTCTTAGCAATCATTCAGAACAACGATCTAACTTACTTGAAGAAGAAGGTCAAAAAACTGTAGAGGTTCTTCTTCCAGCAGGGTCAACTTTAGCCGGAGCTAGTCTTCGTGAATTAAGGTTTCGTCAAAGGCATAATGCAACTGTATTGGCTCTAAGACGTGGTCAGCAAACCGTGCAAGAACGTTTGGGTCAAGCAATCTTGAGGGAAGGAGATGTATTACTTTTACAGGCTCCTATAGATTCTATACGAGGTCTGCAAGCCAATAATGATTTACTTGTATTAGATCAATTTGAGAATGATTTACCAACTGTCAGTAGAAAACCAATTGCTATTGGAATTGCAATTTCCATGGTGCTTTTACCAACTTTTACGTCTTTACCATTAGTAGCTTCAGTTTTGATTTCTGTTATTGCTATGGTTGTCGGAGGATGTTTGCGTCCGGCTGAAGTACAGAGATCTATACGTCTTGATGTCATACTTTTGTTGGGGTCTCTGTCTAGCTTTAGTGTTGCAATGCAGGCCACGGGACTTGCAGATGCGTTTGCAGGAAGTCTTGACGATTTCCTTGTTGGTTTACCTACATATATGGCTCTATTAGTTGTTTTTTTCTTAACAACTATCTTTACTCAATTTATTAGTAATGCCGCTTCAGTAGCATTATTGGCTCCAGTCGCGGTCCAATTGGCTCCTGGGATGAATCTTCCCCCAATAGCTCTTTTGATGACTGTTTTGTTTGGTGCTAGTCAGTCTTTTTTAACACCAATGGGTTATCAGACTAACTTGATGGTTTTTGGCCCTGGTCGTTATCGATTTCTTGACGTCACAAGGTATGGTGCTGGTTTAACAGCATTGATGACAGTTTTTGTTCCTTTATTAATTATTTGGCAATACGGAGGTAATTGA
- a CDS encoding TrkH family potassium uptake protein, whose translation MLVNKTIYKKSAWYRRLTVPQFTVVTGLLVVTLGTIILAAPICSSEDVGIWESFFTATSAVTVTGLTIIDVASDLTIFGQIILAFMLLIGGLGLMAITTFLQGFVISGTELRCRLDRGKTLDEFGVGGVGKTFWGIALTAFILIGIGAFFLFYFGFTDIPSLGERLWVSLFHSISAYNNAGFGLWSDSMSSYRSNGTVNLVILLLIILGGLGWRVTSDLWTNRKHFNFRKLSLHTRLVLRTSLFLIVLGTLGLLVTESIGQGYFFSGMGFKERLTASLFQSISARTAGFTNIPISIESITDSGLLLLMTLMFIGASPGGTGGGVKTTTIAALMAATRSTLRGQDDVVIRYRRISDKVVLKAVGITVGSLIFVLMMALLITMTNSLNGTELFSFLEILFTCISAFATVGFDIGVTQQLSHFGQFVLIVGMFVGRLGILLLLSAIWQVLNRGRFHNQNRIGYPREDLYV comes from the coding sequence GTGCTTGTGAATAAAACAATTTATAAAAAATCCGCTTGGTATAGAAGGTTAACTGTTCCTCAATTCACAGTAGTAACTGGTTTGTTAGTTGTAACTTTAGGAACAATTATTTTAGCTGCTCCGATTTGTTCTAGCGAAGATGTAGGGATATGGGAGTCTTTTTTTACGGCAACCTCTGCAGTAACTGTAACAGGCTTAACTATTATTGATGTAGCAAGTGATTTAACTATTTTTGGACAAATTATTTTAGCATTTATGCTTTTAATTGGAGGTTTAGGGTTAATGGCTATAACTACTTTTCTTCAAGGTTTTGTTATCAGTGGTACAGAATTAAGATGTCGCTTGGATCGAGGTAAAACACTTGATGAGTTTGGTGTTGGTGGCGTAGGAAAAACGTTTTGGGGGATAGCACTTACTGCTTTTATTTTAATTGGTATAGGAGCATTTTTCTTATTTTATTTTGGCTTTACAGATATCCCTTCTTTAGGAGAAAGGCTTTGGGTATCACTTTTTCATAGCATTTCTGCTTATAACAATGCTGGCTTTGGCCTCTGGTCTGACAGTATGAGTTCTTATAGGTCAAATGGGACAGTAAACCTTGTTATTCTTTTGCTAATTATCTTAGGTGGATTGGGTTGGCGAGTGACAAGTGACCTCTGGACAAATCGTAAACACTTTAATTTTAGAAAGCTGAGCCTTCATACACGCTTAGTACTTAGAACCTCTCTGTTCTTAATTGTTTTAGGAACATTGGGATTGCTTGTTACGGAATCAATCGGTCAGGGATATTTTTTCTCAGGTATGGGATTTAAAGAGCGCCTTACAGCATCATTATTTCAGTCAATCAGCGCACGTACTGCTGGCTTTACCAATATCCCGATATCCATTGAAAGTATTACTGATTCCGGACTGTTGCTGCTCATGACATTGATGTTCATTGGTGCGAGTCCAGGGGGTACTGGAGGTGGAGTGAAAACAACAACTATTGCTGCTTTAATGGCTGCCACTAGATCTACTCTGAGAGGCCAAGATGATGTTGTAATACGCTACCGACGTATTTCAGACAAGGTTGTTTTAAAAGCTGTTGGCATTACGGTTGGATCTTTGATTTTTGTTTTGATGATGGCATTATTAATAACAATGACTAATAGTCTTAATGGTACAGAGCTCTTTTCATTTTTAGAGATTTTATTTACCTGTATTTCTGCATTCGCCACAGTTGGTTTCGACATTGGTGTAACACAGCAATTAAGCCACTTTGGTCAATTTGTGCTTATCGTCGGTATGTTTGTGGGAAGATTAGGTATCCTTTTACTACTAAGTGCAATTTGGCAAGTTTTAAACAGAGGGAGATTTCACAATCAAAATCGAATTGGCTACCCAAGAGAGGATCTATATGTTTGA
- a CDS encoding potassium channel family protein: MSEWWQWLPKKDADSFGFAVVGIGRFGSAVCRELIRNGADVLAVDSSEKAIEELRQLEPSIEARVVDSTDEESMKEAGVLEMGTVVVGISEPIEASITTTLIAKDTEGSRVQQVIARATSDLHEKMLKRVGADRVVFPSRMQGERLGLELVRPNLIERLELDNQTGIDEIKVPTSFVGSSLRDLNLRKNYLVNVLAAGPAERLTVNPPAKYILEEDHVLVVMGLMEDLQKLPET; encoded by the coding sequence ATGAGTGAGTGGTGGCAATGGCTCCCTAAAAAGGATGCTGATTCGTTTGGGTTTGCTGTTGTAGGCATAGGACGTTTTGGAAGTGCTGTATGTCGTGAGCTAATTAGAAATGGCGCGGATGTACTGGCGGTTGATTCTTCTGAGAAAGCTATTGAGGAATTACGTCAATTAGAACCTTCTATAGAGGCAAGAGTAGTTGATTCAACTGATGAAGAATCTATGAAAGAAGCTGGTGTTCTTGAAATGGGAACAGTAGTAGTAGGGATTAGTGAGCCAATTGAAGCAAGCATTACTACTACCCTGATTGCGAAAGATACTGAGGGAAGTCGTGTACAGCAAGTAATTGCAAGAGCAACTAGTGACTTACATGAGAAAATGCTCAAGCGTGTTGGTGCCGATAGAGTAGTTTTTCCTTCCAGAATGCAGGGAGAGCGTTTAGGGCTTGAGCTTGTTCGACCTAATTTGATAGAAAGATTAGAATTAGATAATCAGACAGGAATTGATGAAATTAAAGTCCCTACATCTTTTGTAGGTAGCTCTTTAAGAGATCTGAATCTTCGTAAAAATTACCTTGTAAATGTTTTAGCGGCAGGTCCTGCAGAACGTTTAACCGTAAATCCACCGGCAAAATATATTTTAGAAGAAGACCATGTACTAGTAGTCATGGGCTTGATGGAGGACTTGCAAAAATTACCTGAAACATAG